In Chryseobacterium gleum, a single genomic region encodes these proteins:
- a CDS encoding TonB-dependent siderophore receptor has translation MNKVVSFSLLVLGGVFVNAQKINDSIKKSKEIDEVELFGERKKQPQGLEAITRLPLKTRDQIQSISVISHKAIEELGALTVTDVAKNVPGVTLFSSYGGGSESMSIRGYRGVPVLKNGVQMDSDFRTAGMMTDMQGVESIQVIKGSAAVSQGIGNGLGSAGGVINVVTKRPQFIDQTNVGFRYGSWDFYRPTVDFQRVLDQQGKVAVRFNGAYQNNNSFRSHVKGERIYVNPSIAFRPDDKTYINVEMDYLHDKRTPDRGTINLAPGNIEALYHMPKGKFLGYTSDYSMTETYNFATTAIRQLNDKFKVRAAFINSVTNSDSEASSISLPTGGTNYNIRQRTIGKSESLDVNRVLQLDFIGENVKTGIINHTFQVGFDWRETETSSVTYEAYKNSIAPGNLITARPTEIAGVKYAANPLDIFDVVNGSIPNTLPVNVIYKNLGRSNAVLTPSIGAMAQDVMSIGKYVKAHLGIRYSRLNGSANESVDTWNPNFGLIISPIENINVFGSYTTTTSLRSSNNILQAGGLVGPSHTKQWEAGIKSDWFNERLRFNVTWFDINTDNLSFQILDANYNPIKDANKNILYGLAGNLRRKGVEVELIGRILPNLQVMSGWAYLDAQYQDSPAYINGSRPMNAPKHTANAWLNYKFNKGILDRVDVGAGIYYVGQRPVDEWTQKTFSAGHINSVKPGDQPFDMPQYTTVDAQVGYSMKNGMGVRVFFNNIFDSVGYSSYFRGGYIDQIQPRNFAVQVNYKF, from the coding sequence ATGAATAAAGTAGTATCCTTTTCTCTGCTTGTATTGGGTGGGGTTTTTGTAAATGCACAGAAAATTAATGATTCTATTAAAAAGTCGAAGGAAATTGACGAAGTGGAATTATTCGGTGAAAGAAAAAAGCAGCCGCAAGGTTTGGAAGCCATCACAAGGCTGCCATTGAAAACCAGAGATCAGATTCAGAGTATTTCTGTGATCTCTCACAAAGCAATTGAAGAATTAGGAGCTCTTACCGTTACCGATGTTGCCAAAAATGTACCTGGTGTAACGCTGTTTTCAAGTTACGGAGGGGGAAGTGAAAGTATGTCTATCAGAGGGTATCGAGGAGTTCCTGTATTGAAGAACGGAGTTCAGATGGATTCGGATTTCCGTACTGCAGGGATGATGACAGATATGCAGGGAGTAGAAAGTATCCAGGTTATTAAAGGTTCTGCAGCCGTAAGCCAGGGAATTGGAAATGGGTTAGGATCTGCAGGAGGAGTCATTAATGTAGTGACCAAAAGACCTCAGTTTATTGATCAGACCAATGTAGGATTCCGGTACGGAAGCTGGGATTTTTACAGACCTACAGTGGACTTCCAGAGAGTATTGGACCAGCAGGGGAAAGTAGCGGTTAGATTCAATGGAGCATATCAGAACAACAATTCATTCAGGAGCCATGTAAAAGGAGAGAGAATTTATGTGAACCCGTCTATCGCTTTCCGTCCGGACGATAAAACTTACATTAATGTAGAGATGGATTATTTACATGATAAAAGAACTCCGGACAGAGGAACTATTAACCTGGCACCTGGAAATATAGAAGCATTATATCATATGCCAAAAGGCAAGTTCCTGGGATATACTTCTGATTATTCCATGACGGAAACATATAATTTTGCCACTACAGCTATTCGCCAGCTAAATGACAAGTTTAAAGTGAGGGCTGCTTTTATAAATTCTGTAACGAATTCAGATAGCGAGGCCTCATCCATCTCTTTACCAACCGGAGGAACAAATTATAATATCAGACAGCGTACCATTGGAAAATCCGAGTCATTAGATGTCAACAGGGTTTTGCAGCTGGATTTCATTGGTGAAAACGTAAAAACAGGAATTATTAATCATACTTTCCAGGTTGGATTTGATTGGAGAGAAACTGAAACATCTTCTGTAACCTATGAAGCATACAAAAACTCTATAGCACCCGGAAATTTAATTACAGCAAGACCTACGGAGATTGCAGGTGTGAAGTACGCCGCTAATCCGCTTGATATATTTGATGTAGTAAACGGATCTATTCCGAATACACTTCCTGTAAACGTTATTTATAAAAATCTTGGACGTTCTAACGCTGTATTGACTCCAAGTATCGGAGCAATGGCTCAGGACGTGATGTCAATCGGTAAATATGTAAAAGCACATCTGGGAATCAGATACAGCAGACTGAACGGCTCTGCCAATGAATCTGTAGATACATGGAATCCTAATTTCGGATTGATCATTTCTCCAATTGAAAATATTAATGTTTTCGGATCCTATACCACAACAACTTCATTAAGATCTTCCAATAACATTCTCCAGGCCGGAGGTTTGGTAGGGCCATCCCATACAAAACAGTGGGAAGCAGGAATTAAATCTGATTGGTTTAATGAACGTTTGAGATTTAATGTTACCTGGTTTGACATTAATACAGATAATCTTTCATTCCAGATTCTGGATGCCAACTATAATCCGATTAAAGATGCCAATAAAAATATCCTTTACGGATTAGCAGGTAATTTAAGAAGAAAAGGAGTAGAGGTAGAACTTATCGGAAGAATTTTACCAAACCTTCAGGTAATGTCAGGATGGGCATATCTGGATGCCCAGTATCAGGACAGTCCGGCATATATCAATGGTTCAAGGCCGATGAATGCTCCAAAGCATACAGCAAATGCATGGCTGAATTACAAATTTAACAAAGGAATATTAGACAGGGTAGATGTTGGAGCAGGGATTTACTACGTGGGACAGCGTCCTGTAGATGAGTGGACACAAAAGACATTCAGCGCAGGCCACATTAATAGTGTAAAACCGGGAGATCAGCCTTTCGATATGCCACAGTATACAACAGTAGATGCGCAGGTTGGATATTCTATGAAAAACGGAATGGGAGTAAGAGTATTCTTTAATAATATTTTTGATAGTGTTGGTTACAGCTCTTATTTCAGAGGTGGATATATCGATCAGATCCAGCCGAGAAACTTTGCAGTACAGGTAAACTATAAATTCTAA
- a CDS encoding low affinity iron permease family protein — MGHTGNHFFEKFSNWAVKFTGSPHAFMGAFIIVVVWAVTGPFFDYSETWQLVINTGTTIITFLMVFLIQKAQNKDSKAIQIKLNEIIAAHEKASNRIVDIEDLTEAELDQLHCYYERLAQLAKKDYDIHTSHSIDAAQRNQDYKYEFFKRKHEEWIQKQEQKKESN, encoded by the coding sequence ATGGGACATACGGGAAATCATTTTTTTGAAAAATTTTCAAACTGGGCTGTAAAATTTACAGGAAGTCCACATGCTTTTATGGGAGCTTTCATCATCGTTGTGGTATGGGCGGTTACCGGTCCTTTCTTTGACTATTCTGAAACATGGCAGCTGGTCATCAACACCGGAACCACCATTATTACATTTCTGATGGTATTCCTTATTCAGAAGGCTCAGAATAAAGATTCAAAGGCAATACAGATTAAGCTGAATGAGATTATTGCTGCTCATGAAAAAGCCAGTAACAGAATTGTAGATATTGAAGATCTTACAGAAGCAGAGCTGGATCAGCTTCATTGCTATTATGAAAGACTTGCCCAACTGGCGAAAAAAGATTATGATATCCATACTTCCCATTCTATTGATGCTGCCCAGAGAAATCAGGATTACAAGTATGAATTCTTCAAAAGAAAACACGAAGAATGGATTCAGAAGCAGGAACAAAAAAAGGAATCGAATTGA
- a CDS encoding MIP/aquaporin family protein: MTPFIAEVIGTMLLILLGNGVVANVVLKDTKGNNSGWIVITTAWALAVFVGVTVAGPISGAHLNPAVTIGLAVAGKFSWDLVPSYIAAQMIGGMLGAFLVWLFHKDHFAITEDEGAKLACFSTGPAIRKTSSNLISEIIGTFVLVFCVFYFADPSISLQADPTAKVGLGSIGAIPVTFVVWAIGLSLGGTTGYAINPARDLAPRIMHSILPVKGSSDWGYAWIPVVGPITGAIIAAVLYGFLK; the protein is encoded by the coding sequence ATGACCCCATTTATTGCAGAAGTTATCGGTACGATGCTTCTTATATTGTTAGGCAACGGTGTTGTAGCCAATGTTGTCTTAAAAGATACGAAAGGAAATAATTCCGGATGGATTGTTATTACTACCGCGTGGGCATTGGCCGTTTTTGTGGGAGTAACCGTTGCAGGGCCAATAAGTGGGGCCCACCTGAATCCGGCAGTAACCATTGGCCTTGCTGTTGCAGGAAAATTCTCATGGGACCTTGTTCCTTCCTATATCGCAGCGCAAATGATAGGAGGAATGCTGGGTGCATTTTTAGTATGGCTGTTTCATAAAGATCATTTTGCTATTACGGAGGACGAAGGTGCGAAGCTGGCATGCTTCAGTACCGGGCCTGCGATAAGAAAAACATCTTCCAATCTTATCAGTGAGATCATCGGAACGTTTGTACTGGTATTCTGCGTATTTTACTTTGCAGATCCAAGTATTTCCCTGCAGGCAGATCCAACGGCCAAAGTAGGCCTTGGTTCCATCGGAGCGATTCCTGTTACCTTTGTAGTTTGGGCAATCGGTTTATCTCTGGGAGGAACTACAGGATATGCCATTAACCCGGCAAGAGATCTTGCTCCAAGAATCATGCATTCCATTTTACCTGTAAAGGGAAGCAGTGATTGGGGATATGCGTGGATTCCTGTAGTAGGTCCTATTACAGGAGCTATTATCGCAGCAGTATTATATGGATTTTTAAAATAA
- the glpK gene encoding glycerol kinase GlpK has product MNEKLILALDQGTTSSRAILFNHSGEIKYVSQKDFRQIFPTPGWVEHDPNEIWSSQISVAAEVIAKAGISGLEVAAIGITNQRETTIVWDKETGEPIYNAIVWQDRRTSKYCDELKEQGHTETIKEKTGLVLDAYFSATKLKWILDHVEGARQKAEEGKLCFGTVDTWLVWKLTRGKMFITDVSNASRTMLLNIHTLEWDNDLLELFDIPKNILPEVKQSSEIYGETATTLFSTKIPIAGIAGDQQAALFGQMCTTPGMVKNTYGTGCFLLMNTGTEAVSSKNNLLTTVAWKINGEVNYALEGSVFVGGAAIQWLRDGLKLIHSSEQVNELAASVEDNGGVYFVPALTGLGAPYWDQYARGTIVGITRGTTDAHIARATLEGIAFQVYEIVKAMEADSGRASLELRVDGGASASDLLMQIQSDLFGFKITRPKTLETTALGAAYLAGLAVGYWKSIDEIQEQWIVDKDFHPQLDREKVNKMTHFWKKAVKSAQSWIED; this is encoded by the coding sequence ATGAATGAAAAGCTTATCCTCGCTCTAGACCAGGGGACAACTTCCTCCAGAGCGATTCTCTTCAACCATAGTGGAGAAATCAAATATGTATCTCAGAAAGATTTCAGACAGATATTCCCTACTCCGGGATGGGTAGAACACGATCCGAATGAAATCTGGTCTTCACAGATCTCCGTAGCAGCAGAAGTGATAGCGAAAGCAGGGATCTCCGGACTGGAAGTTGCTGCTATCGGAATTACCAATCAGCGTGAAACCACCATTGTATGGGATAAAGAAACCGGTGAACCGATCTACAATGCCATTGTATGGCAGGACCGCAGAACTTCAAAATACTGCGATGAACTGAAAGAACAGGGACACACTGAAACCATCAAAGAAAAAACAGGACTTGTTTTGGATGCCTACTTTTCAGCCACCAAGCTAAAATGGATTCTTGATCATGTAGAAGGAGCAAGACAAAAAGCTGAAGAAGGAAAATTGTGTTTCGGAACTGTTGATACCTGGCTTGTTTGGAAACTTACCCGTGGAAAAATGTTCATCACAGACGTTTCCAATGCCAGCAGAACCATGCTTCTGAATATTCACACTCTGGAATGGGATAATGACTTATTAGAGCTATTTGATATTCCTAAAAATATTCTCCCGGAAGTGAAGCAAAGCAGCGAAATATATGGAGAGACCGCTACTACCCTGTTCTCTACCAAAATTCCGATCGCAGGTATTGCCGGAGACCAGCAGGCAGCCTTATTCGGGCAGATGTGCACCACTCCGGGTATGGTAAAAAATACTTACGGAACAGGATGCTTCCTGCTAATGAACACAGGAACGGAAGCTGTTTCTTCTAAAAACAACCTTCTTACTACTGTAGCATGGAAAATTAATGGAGAGGTTAACTATGCACTGGAAGGAAGTGTATTCGTAGGAGGTGCCGCTATTCAATGGCTGAGAGATGGTCTTAAGCTTATTCATTCTTCCGAGCAGGTAAACGAACTGGCTGCTTCTGTAGAAGATAATGGCGGTGTTTATTTCGTTCCTGCATTAACCGGTCTTGGTGCTCCTTACTGGGATCAGTATGCGCGCGGAACGATTGTAGGGATTACCCGCGGAACTACCGATGCCCATATCGCCAGAGCTACCCTGGAAGGGATTGCATTTCAGGTATACGAGATTGTAAAAGCAATGGAAGCTGATTCCGGAAGAGCCAGCCTTGAATTAAGAGTAGACGGCGGTGCCTCTGCAAGTGATCTTCTGATGCAGATCCAGTCTGATCTTTTCGGATTCAAAATTACAAGACCCAAAACATTGGAAACTACAGCTCTTGGAGCAGCCTACCTTGCAGGACTTGCAGTAGGATATTGGAAAAGTATTGACGAAATCCAGGAACAATGGATTGTAGATAAAGACTTCCACCCTCAACTGGACAGAGAGAAGGTAAATAAAATGACCCACTTCTGGAAGAAAGCTGTAAAAAGCGCTCAAAGCTGGATTGAAGATTAA
- a CDS encoding glycerol-3-phosphate dehydrogenase/oxidase: MKRNEELSKLTNVKEWDFIVIGGGASGLGSALDAVSRGFKTLLLESHDFAKATSSRSTKLVHGGVRYLAQGDVGLVKEALKERGLLAKNAAHIVKNQSFIIPNYTWWGGIYYKIGLSVYDFLAGKLSLGKTKYISKSKTVEKLPTIEQNHLMSGVVYQDGQFDDARLAINLTQTIIEKGGSAVNYVKVINLLKDASDKIIGVVAEDQFSKQQYQIHGKVVINATGVFTNDILNMNNPKHGKLVVPSQGIHLVLDKSFLKSDDAIMIPKTSDGRVLFVVPWHDRALVGTTDTLLENESFEPRALEEEISFVLNTARQYLAKKPTREDVKSVFAGLRPLAAPKDGSKSTKEVSRSHKVITSETGLVSIIGGKWTTYRKMAEDTVDEAMKVHRLGNSPSKTEHMSIHGNVKPEQVDRTNHLYVYGSDIPAIKALQESNPRYAQKIHPDHPFTVAEIVWAVRAEMAETIEDILARRVRLLFLDARAAIDSAHNVARIIAEEKGYSEEWAQQQENEFIELAKGYLLTPYSPKVINLN, encoded by the coding sequence ATGAAACGAAACGAAGAACTCAGTAAATTAACCAATGTAAAAGAATGGGACTTTATTGTCATAGGAGGAGGAGCCAGTGGTTTAGGTTCAGCATTAGATGCGGTAAGCAGGGGATTCAAAACTTTATTGCTTGAATCTCACGATTTCGCAAAAGCAACTTCCAGCAGAAGTACCAAATTGGTACACGGTGGAGTAAGATATCTTGCCCAGGGAGATGTCGGATTGGTAAAAGAAGCATTAAAGGAAAGAGGACTTCTGGCAAAAAATGCAGCACATATCGTAAAAAATCAGTCTTTTATTATTCCCAACTACACATGGTGGGGAGGAATCTATTATAAAATAGGATTGTCTGTTTATGATTTCCTTGCCGGAAAGCTGAGTTTGGGTAAAACAAAATACATCAGCAAATCAAAGACAGTCGAAAAGCTTCCTACTATTGAACAAAACCACTTAATGAGCGGTGTTGTTTACCAGGACGGACAGTTTGACGATGCAAGACTTGCGATCAACCTTACCCAAACTATTATTGAAAAAGGCGGAAGTGCAGTCAACTATGTAAAAGTAATCAACCTTTTAAAAGACGCTTCTGATAAAATAATCGGTGTTGTTGCAGAAGACCAGTTTTCCAAACAGCAATATCAGATTCATGGTAAAGTAGTTATCAATGCAACCGGCGTATTCACGAATGATATCCTGAATATGAACAACCCTAAGCATGGTAAACTTGTTGTACCAAGCCAGGGGATCCATCTCGTACTGGACAAATCCTTCCTGAAAAGTGATGATGCGATCATGATTCCGAAAACTTCAGACGGCAGGGTTTTATTTGTTGTGCCATGGCATGACCGGGCTTTAGTGGGAACCACAGACACTCTTCTTGAAAATGAAAGCTTTGAACCTCGAGCACTGGAAGAGGAAATAAGCTTCGTTTTAAATACAGCCAGACAATATCTTGCTAAAAAACCAACACGTGAAGATGTTAAATCTGTTTTCGCAGGCCTTCGTCCTCTTGCCGCTCCCAAAGACGGAAGCAAAAGCACAAAAGAAGTTTCCCGAAGCCACAAAGTGATTACTTCAGAAACAGGATTGGTTTCCATTATCGGAGGAAAGTGGACCACCTACCGTAAAATGGCGGAAGATACCGTAGATGAAGCTATGAAAGTTCACAGGTTGGGAAACAGCCCATCAAAAACAGAGCATATGTCCATCCACGGAAATGTAAAACCTGAACAGGTAGACAGAACCAACCACCTTTATGTGTATGGATCTGACATTCCAGCCATAAAAGCATTGCAGGAAAGCAACCCTCGTTATGCACAAAAGATCCACCCGGACCACCCTTTCACTGTAGCTGAAATTGTATGGGCAGTGAGAGCAGAAATGGCAGAAACGATTGAAGATATCCTGGCAAGAAGAGTCCGTTTGTTGTTCCTGGATGCGAGAGCAGCAATAGACAGTGCTCATAATGTAGCAAGAATTATTGCTGAAGAAAAAGGATATTCTGAAGAATGGGCTCAGCAGCAGGAAAATGAATTCATTGAACTGGCAAAAGGATATTTACTGACTCCTTATTCACCTAAAGTTATCAACCTAAATTAG
- a CDS encoding DeoR/GlpR family DNA-binding transcription regulator produces MEKLLPRQDEILKELDDKGHVLVQDLCEKLNVSSVTIRKDLNYLESLGLLFRNHGGASKQVRYAYEKNVGEKENINVEAKQAIARAALPLIQENDCIILASGTTMHYLARMLMNFGPLTVLTSSLRVAIELCNNPNINVIQLGGEVRKSSTSIVGSISEGILKQFSCNKLFLGVDGIDLEFGISTSNAAEAHLNQVMIECADKTVVLADSSKLNKKGFGKIASLDEVDYLITDDGIGKEDKSALEERGVTVIVK; encoded by the coding sequence ATGGAAAAGCTATTACCAAGGCAGGATGAAATACTTAAAGAGCTGGATGATAAAGGGCATGTGCTTGTGCAGGATTTGTGTGAAAAGCTCAATGTATCTTCGGTTACGATTCGAAAGGATCTGAACTATCTCGAAAGTCTGGGGCTTCTTTTCAGGAATCATGGAGGAGCAAGTAAGCAGGTAAGGTATGCTTATGAAAAGAATGTAGGGGAGAAAGAAAATATTAATGTAGAGGCGAAGCAGGCTATTGCAAGGGCTGCACTTCCATTGATCCAGGAGAATGACTGTATTATATTGGCGTCAGGAACTACAATGCATTATCTTGCGAGAATGTTGATGAACTTCGGTCCGCTTACAGTGTTGACATCCTCTTTACGGGTGGCAATTGAGCTTTGCAATAATCCTAATATTAATGTGATCCAGTTGGGAGGGGAAGTGAGGAAAAGCTCAACTTCCATTGTAGGGTCTATTTCAGAAGGAATTCTCAAACAGTTTTCCTGCAATAAACTTTTTCTGGGTGTAGACGGGATTGATCTTGAATTTGGAATCAGTACTTCCAATGCTGCAGAGGCACATCTTAATCAGGTTATGATCGAATGTGCGGATAAGACCGTGGTTTTGGCGGATTCCTCAAAATTAAATAAGAAAGGTTTCGGGAAGATCGCTTCACTGGATGAAGTAGATTATCTGATTACAGATGATGGCATAGGTAAGGAAGATAAGTCCGCATTGGAAGAAAGGGGAGTTACAGTTATTGTAAAATAA
- a CDS encoding GNAT family N-acetyltransferase, whose protein sequence is MKIRFAEEKDLSSIIELCKAHAQYERSSFKEENKKEQLSKHILNPDSEIKCLIAESNTEIIGYATFFRQFSTWDAGYYMYVDCLFLKENARGNGTGKQIMELIKSYSKEQGCPIIQWQTPGFNRRAIKFYTLLGAERKNKERFFWKV, encoded by the coding sequence ATGAAAATACGATTTGCCGAAGAAAAAGACCTGAGTTCCATTATTGAATTATGTAAAGCCCATGCGCAGTACGAAAGAAGCTCTTTTAAAGAAGAAAACAAAAAGGAACAGCTATCTAAACACATTCTCAATCCGGATTCTGAAATAAAATGCCTGATTGCAGAATCTAATACTGAAATAATAGGATATGCAACATTTTTCAGACAGTTCTCCACCTGGGACGCCGGCTATTATATGTACGTTGACTGTCTGTTTTTAAAAGAAAATGCAAGGGGAAACGGAACAGGAAAACAAATAATGGAATTAATAAAAAGTTACTCAAAAGAACAAGGCTGCCCGATAATCCAGTGGCAGACTCCAGGTTTTAATAGAAGGGCCATCAAATTCTACACTTTGCTTGGAGCGGAAAGAAAAAACAAAGAAAGGTTTTTCTGGAAAGTATAA
- a CDS encoding rhodanese-like domain-containing protein — protein MQEQIEFYQKKLMYEMDPSDLYDAFQNSTDYIAVDTRRPNGYSKEHIPSAINLPHREMTEESTQHLDKSKIYVCYCDGIGCNASTKGALKMTQLGFKVVELIGGIEWWKFDGYATAGTEPTNGSTFVCAC, from the coding sequence ATGCAAGAACAAATTGAATTCTACCAGAAAAAATTAATGTATGAAATGGACCCTTCAGATCTGTATGATGCATTTCAAAACAGTACAGATTATATAGCAGTAGATACCAGAAGACCAAATGGCTACAGCAAAGAGCACATTCCATCCGCAATTAATCTTCCCCATCGGGAAATGACAGAAGAGAGCACACAGCACCTTGACAAGTCAAAAATATATGTCTGCTATTGTGACGGGATTGGCTGTAATGCTTCCACGAAAGGGGCTTTAAAAATGACTCAATTAGGTTTTAAAGTCGTTGAATTAATTGGAGGAATCGAATGGTGGAAATTTGACGGCTACGCCACAGCAGGAACCGAGCCTACCAATGGTTCCACTTTTGTATGCGCCTGCTAA
- a CDS encoding LysR family transcriptional regulator, whose translation MEIKFLKLIKTIAEEGSIAGSSEKLFLTQSALSHQLKDLEIQLGFKVFYRTRNKWELTDEGSILYKTACTVIESIGNGLNTIQQIRAGAAGTIKISTECYSFYQGLPLFIQKMKVLYPEIEVDLVLEATHRPVEKVISNEIDIAVVTSKPSGNKDLVSIEIFEDEIFAVIHEENILNNTEYLVAEDFLDAHLIIHSFPLKTVSVYEQFLNPNGIMPVKISAVPLTEVTLEMVQANMGITCMPKWALNSFRLSDELSFKKIGNNGLKRKHYLVVRKSDVGKKYINDFLLNFKEHFQNFG comes from the coding sequence ATGGAAATCAAGTTTTTAAAGCTTATTAAAACAATTGCGGAGGAAGGGAGTATTGCGGGTTCTTCCGAAAAGCTTTTTTTGACACAGTCGGCGTTGAGCCATCAGCTTAAGGATCTGGAAATCCAGCTTGGTTTTAAGGTGTTTTACAGAACTAGGAACAAATGGGAGCTGACGGATGAGGGAAGTATTCTTTATAAAACTGCATGTACGGTAATAGAAAGTATCGGGAACGGTTTGAATACCATTCAGCAGATAAGAGCCGGAGCGGCGGGTACTATCAAAATCAGTACGGAATGTTATTCATTTTATCAGGGGCTGCCTTTGTTTATTCAGAAAATGAAAGTTTTATATCCTGAAATTGAAGTGGATCTGGTGTTGGAGGCGACCCATAGACCTGTTGAAAAAGTCATATCCAATGAAATTGATATTGCTGTGGTTACTTCAAAACCTTCCGGTAATAAAGACTTGGTGAGTATTGAGATTTTTGAGGATGAAATTTTTGCTGTTATTCATGAGGAAAATATTTTGAACAATACCGAATATCTTGTTGCTGAAGATTTTCTGGATGCTCATTTGATTATTCATTCTTTTCCCTTAAAAACGGTTTCTGTTTATGAGCAATTTCTGAATCCTAACGGAATAATGCCTGTGAAAATTTCTGCAGTTCCTTTAACGGAAGTTACTTTGGAAATGGTCCAGGCCAATATGGGGATTACCTGTATGCCGAAATGGGCGTTAAATTCATTCAGGCTGTCTGATGAATTAAGTTTTAAAAAAATCGGCAATAACGGTTTAAAAAGAAAACATTATTTGGTAGTAAGGAAATCGGATGTTGGAAAAAAATATATTAATGACTTTCTTTTAAACTTCAAAGAACATTTTCAAAATTTCGGATAG
- the rplC gene encoding 50S ribosomal protein L3 produces MSGIIGKKIGMTSLFNEEGKNIPCTVIQAGPCSVLQVRTLEKDGYKAVQLGFDDKSEKNVGKALAGHFKKAGSAPKAKLVEFYREFVDEVKVGEEVKVDLFAEGEYVDVTGTSKGKGFQGVVKRHGFGGVMQATHGQHNRLRAPGSIGAGSDPSRVFKGMRMAGRMGGKQVTVQNLQVLKVDQEQNLLVVKGAVPGAKNSYVIIRKWN; encoded by the coding sequence ATGTCAGGTATTATTGGTAAAAAAATCGGTATGACATCTTTGTTTAACGAAGAAGGAAAAAACATTCCTTGTACAGTTATCCAAGCTGGTCCATGCTCGGTTTTACAGGTCAGAACCTTAGAAAAAGACGGTTATAAAGCTGTTCAGTTAGGTTTCGATGACAAGAGTGAGAAGAACGTTGGTAAAGCGTTAGCTGGTCATTTTAAAAAGGCTGGTTCTGCTCCTAAAGCTAAATTAGTTGAATTCTACAGAGAATTCGTTGATGAAGTAAAAGTAGGAGAAGAAGTAAAAGTTGATCTATTCGCAGAAGGTGAATATGTTGACGTAACAGGAACTTCAAAAGGTAAAGGCTTCCAGGGTGTTGTTAAAAGACACGGATTTGGAGGTGTAATGCAGGCAACTCATGGTCAGCACAACAGACTTAGAGCTCCAGGTTCTATCGGTGCTGGTTCAGACCCTTCAAGAGTATTCAAAGGGATGAGAATGGCTGGAAGAATGGGAGGTAAGCAGGTAACTGTTCAAAACCTTCAAGTGTTAAAAGTTGATCAAGAACAAAATCTTTTAGTAGTAAAAGGTGCTGTTCCGGGAGCTAAAAATTCTTATGTAATTATCAGAAAATGGAACTAG
- the rplD gene encoding 50S ribosomal protein L4, giving the protein MELVVLNTSGKETGRKVTLDETVFGIEPNQHAVYLEVKQYLAAQRQGTHKAKERSEITASTKKLKKQKGSGSARYGDIKSPVFRGGGRVFGPKPRDYRFKLNKALKRLAKKSVLSQKMRDNSIKVLEDMSFAAPKTKDFINVLNALELNGKKSLFVLPEANKNVYLSSRNLPKAKVMNFNEISSYDLVNAGEIIFFEGAVEKFQENLKK; this is encoded by the coding sequence ATGGAACTAGTAGTATTAAATACATCAGGAAAAGAGACCGGAAGAAAAGTAACTCTAGACGAAACAGTATTCGGAATTGAGCCAAATCAGCACGCGGTTTACTTAGAAGTTAAACAGTATCTTGCTGCTCAAAGACAAGGTACTCATAAAGCAAAAGAAAGAAGCGAAATTACTGCTTCTACTAAAAAGCTTAAGAAGCAAAAAGGATCAGGATCTGCTAGATACGGTGATATCAAATCTCCGGTATTCAGAGGTGGAGGTAGAGTATTCGGACCAAAACCAAGAGACTACAGATTCAAATTGAACAAAGCTCTTAAGAGATTAGCTAAAAAATCTGTATTATCTCAGAAAATGAGAGACAACAGCATTAAAGTTTTAGAAGATATGAGCTTTGCTGCTCCTAAGACTAAAGATTTCATCAATGTATTAAATGCATTGGAACTTAACGGTAAAAAATCTTTATTCGTTCTTCCTGAAGCTAACAAGAATGTATATTTATCTTCAAGAAACTTACCTAAAGCTAAAGTAATGAACTTCAACGAAATCAGTTCTTACGATTTAGTAAACGCTGGTGAGATCATTTTCTTCGAAGGTGCAGTTGAAAAATTCCAGGAAAATTTAAAGAAATAA